The Streptomyces sp. NBC_01268 genome window below encodes:
- a CDS encoding DNRLRE domain-containing protein, with translation MRTRTRLTLTLGLVLAALTAALLPWWQPNGPTVPGSQTSTEARNASVGPRDEATAVAEAKRTGKKVLVETATTETQLIWAQPNGKMLTQIDALPQRAKNAAGTWAPIDTTLHRTKAAGPLNVSPANAVVPVRFSGGGKPARADRSFSRLPLAGGTSNGTPLAEVDLGGHTVTYTWPTALPEPVLDGPRALYPEVFPGVDLLLVARAEGGFGQVLIVKNREAARNEALATVKFGVTSKTAVFRQNTGANVIQVLDKSGQEIASIPTPFAWDSSGRDSDKPDAAPRTAVATPADVLKLSGLTGIEPGAKSAQLPVALAGEGTGDLTVGLKVAETKLLTRADTAYPVFIDPPLNTGFLNWTVAYKKYPSSSFWNGTNFSSGTSDARVGYESDTGGLARSFWQMRFSSTYKDAKFDWAYFKVKNNHSWSCTERQMEFWLTGGISSGTTWNAQPSWAKVLHKKSFAHGWSTSCPDEYESFTVTAAAQEGADKGWSNITFGMRATSESDTQTWRKFAATGATLTGQFNRPPTQPTSGTSAPGGACVTGSSGTGVLIGRTNITLKAKGADVDGNLSKLRFRFWKDGGSAQERPLATPDSNGWAQVIIPATDPLLKDITANTTFLWDVRSEDSTYPAAGSSSSYFPDGSYPCRLTVDPTAPPQPDITSTVFDEATADGKTWAKVKFGKPGDFTFSAPGATRFSYGFEGQGYKDTPPPVNGKITLPDVAPPHAGPIQINVFAYDANGNQSLRGDYSFYLPPRDTADAPMDTGGDGIPDLLVLYPDGKLKNCVGAPADPAVAGTGGELYSCLAAAYVTAGKQTDPPNHWIDAAGTPSLIAHYNDAYPGDGSTDLFAVTPDKQFWLYPGDGYGSFNVDDRIKIRLPSNAPAPSTWTQMKAIGDVTGDKHPDIALRAGTAFWILSGYTGASFQTATLMEGTAWARRDIVNIADMNKDGTPDLLWRNLDNGNMYARHGKPGPVAGSVDLESIKLAANSLNGDVTFGTNWTEANVTSAIGIPDVNKDGIPDIWARFGDTGNMKLYNPSTTNTNGPVKTVLAVDWRTIKAFG, from the coding sequence GTGCGCACGCGCACACGGCTGACCCTCACTCTCGGCCTCGTCCTGGCCGCACTCACCGCCGCGCTGCTGCCCTGGTGGCAGCCGAACGGCCCGACCGTCCCGGGTTCCCAGACCTCCACCGAAGCGCGGAACGCGTCGGTGGGTCCGCGTGACGAGGCCACCGCGGTGGCCGAGGCGAAGCGGACGGGCAAGAAGGTGCTCGTCGAGACGGCGACCACCGAGACCCAGCTCATCTGGGCGCAGCCCAACGGCAAGATGCTCACCCAGATCGACGCCCTGCCCCAGCGCGCGAAGAACGCTGCCGGCACGTGGGCGCCGATCGACACCACGCTGCACCGCACGAAGGCCGCCGGGCCGCTGAACGTCAGCCCGGCGAACGCCGTCGTCCCGGTCCGGTTCTCCGGCGGCGGCAAGCCCGCGCGCGCCGACCGCTCCTTCAGCCGGCTCCCGCTGGCCGGGGGGACGTCGAACGGGACCCCGCTCGCCGAGGTCGACCTGGGCGGCCACACCGTCACGTACACCTGGCCGACCGCACTTCCCGAGCCCGTCCTCGACGGCCCGCGTGCGCTCTACCCCGAGGTCTTCCCGGGCGTCGACCTGCTGCTCGTGGCCCGCGCGGAGGGGGGCTTCGGCCAGGTCCTGATCGTGAAGAACCGCGAGGCCGCGCGGAACGAGGCGCTGGCGACGGTGAAGTTCGGGGTGACCTCGAAGACCGCCGTCTTCCGGCAGAACACCGGCGCCAACGTGATCCAGGTTCTGGACAAGTCGGGCCAGGAGATCGCCTCCATCCCGACGCCGTTCGCCTGGGACTCCTCCGGACGTGACTCCGACAAGCCGGACGCCGCGCCGCGCACCGCCGTCGCCACCCCGGCCGACGTGCTCAAGCTGTCGGGTCTGACCGGCATCGAGCCGGGCGCGAAGTCGGCCCAGCTGCCGGTCGCGCTCGCCGGCGAAGGCACCGGCGACCTGACCGTCGGTCTGAAGGTGGCCGAGACCAAGCTGCTGACCCGGGCCGACACCGCGTACCCGGTCTTCATCGACCCGCCGCTGAACACGGGCTTCCTCAACTGGACCGTGGCGTACAAGAAGTACCCGAGCTCCAGCTTCTGGAACGGTACGAACTTCTCCTCCGGCACCTCCGACGCCCGGGTCGGCTACGAGAGCGACACCGGCGGTCTGGCCCGCTCCTTCTGGCAGATGCGGTTCTCCTCCACCTACAAGGACGCCAAGTTCGACTGGGCCTACTTCAAGGTCAAGAACAACCACTCCTGGTCCTGCACCGAGCGGCAGATGGAGTTCTGGCTGACCGGCGGAATCTCCTCGGGCACCACCTGGAACGCGCAGCCGAGCTGGGCGAAGGTGCTGCACAAGAAGTCCTTCGCGCACGGCTGGTCGACCTCGTGCCCGGACGAGTACGAGTCGTTCACCGTCACCGCGGCGGCCCAGGAGGGCGCCGACAAGGGCTGGTCGAACATCACCTTCGGCATGCGCGCCACCAGCGAGTCCGACACCCAGACGTGGCGCAAGTTCGCCGCCACCGGCGCGACCCTGACCGGTCAGTTCAACCGCCCGCCGACCCAGCCGACCTCCGGCACCTCCGCCCCCGGCGGCGCGTGCGTGACGGGCAGCTCGGGCACCGGTGTGCTGATCGGCCGTACCAACATCACCCTGAAGGCCAAGGGCGCCGACGTCGACGGGAACCTCTCCAAGCTGCGCTTCCGGTTCTGGAAGGACGGCGGCTCCGCGCAGGAGCGTCCGCTGGCGACCCCGGACTCCAACGGCTGGGCGCAGGTGATCATCCCGGCCACGGATCCGCTCCTGAAGGACATCACGGCCAACACCACGTTCCTCTGGGACGTGCGCTCCGAGGACTCGACCTACCCCGCCGCGGGCTCCAGCTCCTCGTACTTCCCGGACGGGTCCTACCCCTGCCGGCTCACGGTCGACCCGACCGCACCGCCGCAGCCGGACATCACCAGCACGGTGTTCGACGAGGCGACCGCGGACGGCAAGACCTGGGCGAAGGTCAAGTTCGGCAAGCCCGGTGACTTCACCTTCAGCGCCCCCGGTGCGACGCGCTTCTCGTACGGCTTCGAGGGGCAGGGCTACAAGGACACCCCGCCGCCGGTCAACGGCAAGATCACGCTGCCGGACGTCGCCCCGCCGCACGCGGGTCCGATCCAGATCAACGTGTTCGCGTACGACGCCAACGGCAACCAGAGCCTGCGCGGCGACTACTCCTTCTACCTGCCGCCGCGGGACACGGCCGACGCTCCGATGGACACCGGCGGTGACGGCATCCCGGACCTGCTCGTCCTCTACCCGGACGGCAAGCTGAAGAACTGCGTCGGTGCTCCTGCCGACCCCGCGGTCGCGGGCACCGGCGGTGAGCTGTACAGCTGCCTGGCCGCGGCCTACGTGACGGCCGGCAAGCAGACCGATCCGCCGAACCACTGGATCGACGCCGCGGGCACGCCGTCCCTGATCGCGCACTACAACGACGCCTACCCCGGCGACGGCTCGACCGACCTGTTCGCGGTCACCCCGGACAAGCAGTTCTGGCTCTACCCGGGCGACGGCTACGGCAGCTTCAACGTGGACGACCGGATCAAGATCCGGCTGCCGTCCAACGCGCCCGCGCCGAGCACCTGGACGCAGATGAAGGCGATCGGCGACGTCACCGGCGACAAGCACCCGGACATCGCGCTCCGCGCCGGCACCGCGTTCTGGATCCTGTCCGGTTACACCGGCGCCAGCTTCCAGACCGCCACGCTCATGGAGGGCACGGCCTGGGCCCGCCGCGACATCGTCAACATCGCGGACATGAACAAGGACGGCACGCCCGACCTGCTCTGGCGCAACCTGGACAACGGCAACATGTACGCCCGGCACGGCAAGCCCGGTCCGGTCGCCGGCAGCGTCGACCTGGAGTCGATCAAGCTGGCGGCGAACTCGCTCAACGGCGACGTCACCTTCGGCACCAACTGGACCGAGGCCAACGTGACGTCGGCGATCGGCATCCCCGACGTCAACAAGGACGGGATCCCGGACATCTGGGCCCGCTTCGGCGACACCGGCAACATGAAGCTGTACAACCCGTCCACCACCAACACCAACGGGCCGGTCAAGACGGTCCTGGCCGTCGACTGGCGGACCATCAAGGCGTTCGGCTGA